The Vibrio syngnathi DNA window ACTGAACCCTCGAATAGCGCCTAGCTGATTAGGCTGTGCCATTAAAATCGAAGCTTGTTTTTTGTGCACTTTCTCGCCGCACGTTTTATTGCTACACCCACTATTTCGGGACTCGCGACCATAATCGAGGTCGGTTACTTCTTGTAGATTGCTGAAATCCAGAGTGGTAACTTCCGCCTTTGCTTTAGATGCAAAAACGCGAACATCATGATTGAACAAGTGCGACAGCATTTTCTTCCCGATGTGACGAACCACAACAGCTTTCACATCATAAGATTTAACGACGGACATCCATTGCTTCTTCTTATTGCACGGGCTGTCTGACTCAACCAAAGGAATAAGATGCTTTATTTGTTGTTGCTCATCGACAATCGCGATCTGTGGAGAACGGGCAAAATGGTTGCCGACATGAAGGTCACGACAAGGTATTGCGTATAACATGGTAACTTCCTGTTATTGATGATCAGGAATTCAGAATACGCCCCATTACTGGCATATGCCAATAACTATCGTATGAGAAATAAGATTTACAGAATGGATACTTAAGTTAAGAAGTAAATGCTCAAACGATTAGCACTTTGTGTACTTCGTATTTGTCACAAAGCCACATCAACATTCTCACCAATTTAGTCTGAGTATTATTAGTTGGCTTTTGACTGATCGGGCCCTAGCACACCACCTAAACCCAAAATCATAAAAAATACAGTCGTTTTTAACCCGATCTATAAGTTGCGACTGTTTTCCAACTATTTTGCAACAAAACAGAACGACAGTTTTATCAATTGAGAAGCCTACCGGAATTAAATGCAACAAGCTTTATATGCCTAAACAAATCGTTACGTTAAGTCTGTTCATGAAATTTTCAACTCCCATCCTTGGCTAAATCAGACTCAAAGGTTAATAAATGAAACCATACATTCCGAGCGTCACGCTCAGTGTTTTGTTACTTTCTCCGGGATTCTCGAGCGCAGAAAATGTACCTGATTCACATGAATTGCATAATTTTTCAATTCGTTCACAGAGCTCCGGGATTGCCCCACCACCAGAAGAACTCGGTGTCTATGTCGTCAATTCAGGCCCTGGCCTTGATACTGGATGTACATTTTCTTCCGGTGGCCCTCTTATAATATCTTTACCCGTTCCCTTAGTCGTAAGCCCT harbors:
- a CDS encoding NifB/NifX family molybdenum-iron cluster-binding protein; translation: MLYAIPCRDLHVGNHFARSPQIAIVDEQQQIKHLIPLVESDSPCNKKKQWMSVVKSYDVKAVVVRHIGKKMLSHLFNHDVRVFASKAKAEVTTLDFSNLQEVTDLDYGRESRNSGCSNKTCGEKVHKKQASILMAQPNQLGAIRGFSK